In Gopherus evgoodei ecotype Sinaloan lineage chromosome 21, rGopEvg1_v1.p, whole genome shotgun sequence, a single window of DNA contains:
- the LOC115638423 gene encoding olfactory receptor 2D2-like, producing MGVTEKGNQTAITEFILLGFGDFPEMQPLLFVTFLFIYTITMSGNIVIVLVIAADHNLHTPMYFFLGNLSFLEICYTTTIVPKMLRSFLTVREVILFMGCVAQLYIFGSLAVTECLLLSIMSYDRYLAICHPLSYASVMNFKVCLQLAAGCWITGFLTPIAMMVLTFTLPFCASKEVGHFFCDFMPLLKLSCTDTHLVEFLSFTVSACVTLVPFLLTLTSYCRIILTIQRIPSTIGKQKAFSTCSSHLLVVSIFYGTIIIVYGAPVGNQSPALNKAFSLLYTVISPMFNPLIYSLRNKEVKCALRKVGSKVFTFLKKSNIP from the coding sequence ATGGGCGTAACTGAAAAAGGGAATCAAACAGCCATCACAGAATTCATTCTTCTGGGATTTGGAGACTTCCCTGAAATGCAGCCCTTACTCTTTGTGACATTTTTATTCATCTACACCATAACCATGTCCGGCAACATTGTAATTGTTCTGGTGATAGCAGCTGATCACAATCTAcatacccccatgtacttcttcctaggTAACTTATCTTTCCTGGAGATCTGCTACACCACCACCATTGTCCCCAAGATGCTAAGAAGTTTCCTTACAGTGAGAGAAGTGATTTTATTCATGGGTTGTGTAGCCCAGTTGTACATTTTTGGATCTTTGGCAGTCACTGAGTGCCTCCTTTTATCAATCATGTCCTATGATCGATATTTAGCGATATGCCATCCCTTGTCTTATGCATCTGTTATGAACTTTAAGGTTTGCCTTCAGCTAGCAGCTGGTTGTTGGATAACTGGCTTCCTGACCCCTATAGCAATGATGGTCTTGACTTTTACGTTGCCTTTCTGTGCTTCCAAGGAGGTTggccatttcttttgtgatttcatgCCTCTGTTAAAACTTTCCTGTACTGACACCCATTTGGTTGAATTTCTGTCTTTCACAGTGTCTGCCTGTGTGACCCTGGTCCCATTTCTACTAACCTTGACTTCCTACTGTAGGATCATTTTGACCATCCAGAGGATCCCTTCCACCATTGGGAAGcaaaaagccttctccacctgctcctcacacCTCCTGGTTGTTTCGATTTTCTATGGCACCATCATTATTGTTTATGGAGCCCCTGTAGGTAACCAGTCACCAGCTTTAAACAAGGCCTTCTCCCTGCTCTATACAGTCATCTCTCCCATGttcaaccccctcatctacagcctgaggaacaaggaggtcaAATGTGCCCTGCGAAAGGTTGGAAGCAAAGTGTTCACTTTTCTAAAGAAGAGCAACATCCCGTAA